Proteins encoded in a region of the Bacillota bacterium genome:
- a CDS encoding ornithine aminomutase subunit alpha: protein MQRSDDFATRRQHLAVLSEAELEKRFWFLADKIMQPLVDLAEKHTSPSIERSVLLRMGISSVEAGSLVKRVMELGLLGKGAGHVLVAMAKLNSCSINEAADKLMTLQGGEQAVQHFKGGAR, encoded by the coding sequence ATGCAGCGTAGCGATGATTTTGCCACACGCCGTCAACACCTCGCGGTGCTTAGCGAGGCCGAGCTAGAAAAACGTTTTTGGTTCCTCGCGGACAAAATTATGCAGCCCCTAGTCGACCTAGCCGAAAAACATACTTCTCCCTCCATCGAAAGATCCGTTCTCCTGCGCATGGGCATTTCTTCTGTCGAGGCGGGCTCCCTAGTTAAACGCGTTATGGAATTAGGCCTCTTGGGTAAGGGCGCTGGGCATGTACTGGTGGCCATGGCCAAGCTAAACAGCTGTTCTATCAATGAGGCAGCGGACAAACTTATGACGCTACAGGGCGGCGAGCAAGCAGTGCAACATTTCAAGGGGGGCGCGCGCTAA
- a CDS encoding alanine/ornithine racemase family PLP-dependent enzyme gives MPYLTIDLGRLAHNAALICQAAAAEGVSVYAVTKVLCGEAAVAAVFLEAGAAAIADSRLENIARMREAGVLGPFVLLRIPTPSAARDVVRLADISLNSELATCQALNAAAKEAGRAHQVILMVDVGDLREGVWPDDFGALLDEVKQLPHLEIIGVGTNLACFGGVVPEAANQAVLRRLALQAEAILGRPMLVSGGNSSSLSLLAHKNMGPGINNLRIGEGIILGRETISREPIPGAYLDCCLITAEIIELKDKPSVPHGTIGQDAFGNVPTFVDRGRRTRAILDIGRQDTVPEGLQSLLPGCEVLGGSSDHLILDTTLAPHLAVGDHVSFIPSYGALLAAATSPYVKKVYVR, from the coding sequence ATGCCATATCTCACGATTGATCTAGGGCGCTTAGCCCACAATGCCGCCCTTATCTGCCAAGCGGCAGCGGCAGAGGGCGTCAGCGTCTATGCGGTGACAAAGGTGCTTTGCGGCGAGGCGGCTGTGGCAGCGGTATTTCTCGAGGCCGGGGCTGCCGCAATTGCTGATTCGCGCCTTGAAAACATCGCGCGCATGAGAGAGGCGGGCGTCTTAGGCCCCTTTGTTTTGCTGCGCATTCCGACTCCGAGCGCGGCGCGCGACGTAGTTCGTCTGGCCGACATCAGCCTTAATTCAGAGCTGGCGACCTGCCAGGCACTAAATGCGGCTGCCAAAGAGGCCGGTAGAGCTCACCAAGTAATCTTGATGGTAGACGTCGGCGACCTGCGCGAAGGCGTGTGGCCAGATGATTTTGGTGCTCTGCTAGACGAAGTCAAGCAGCTGCCGCACCTTGAAATTATCGGTGTCGGGACTAATTTGGCCTGCTTTGGGGGCGTTGTCCCCGAGGCGGCTAATCAAGCAGTGTTGCGGCGGCTCGCACTACAGGCAGAAGCAATCCTTGGCAGGCCCATGCTCGTCTCTGGCGGCAATTCTAGCAGCCTCTCCTTATTGGCCCATAAAAACATGGGCCCTGGCATTAACAACCTGCGTATAGGTGAGGGCATCATCCTCGGGCGCGAAACTATAAGTCGCGAGCCTATACCGGGGGCATACTTAGACTGCTGCCTTATCACAGCCGAGATTATCGAGCTCAAAGACAAGCCCTCGGTGCCGCACGGCACCATAGGACAAGATGCCTTTGGCAATGTGCCAACCTTTGTAGATCGGGGTCGGCGCACACGGGCCATCCTAGATATTGGTCGCCAGGATACCGTGCCCGAAGGCCTCCAGTCGCTCCTGCCTGGTTGCGAAGTGCTAGGGGGCAGCAGTGATCACCTTATACTTGATACCACCCTGGCACCGCACCTAGCCGTGGGGGACCACGTTTCCTTTATTCCTAGCTATGGCGCTCTCTTGGCGGCGGCAACCTCACCCTATGTGAAAAAAGTCTATGTCAGGTGA
- a CDS encoding glutamate mutase L: MSLVAADVLVAEIGSTTTVVNAFMGLNTASPRFLGQGMAPTSVLAGDVNLGLSLAIADLKTRLGAQLTWQRMLAVSSAAGGLRMTVHGLAYDMTARAAREAALGAGAIVKLITAGELTASNLEQLVAVKPNIILLAGGVDYGERQTAIANAQKLALLPLSAPIVYAGNIACREEVTSILRAKGKRVLAVDNVYPRIDELNIEPTKRAIQQVFEEHIVHAPGMERLREMVEGAILPTPGAVMRAAELLYQQIGDLLVLDVGGATTDVHSVTVGSEELARLAHSPEPVAKRTVEGDLGVYVNANCVAELVTPFEAEKAGVDLARTMSAWGPLPRSDEELRVLHLLTQKAVHTALGRHVGRIKHLYGPGGKVFVAEGKDLTAVKSVVGTGGPLTKLRGAREILQSALRVTAKHEMYPRDYRVLIDRHYNMAVLGVLSQEYEAAATQLMLDSLEWGSSNAISHD, from the coding sequence TTGAGCCTAGTCGCTGCCGATGTCCTCGTGGCGGAGATAGGCAGCACCACCACCGTCGTCAACGCCTTTATGGGGCTAAACACCGCCTCGCCGCGCTTCCTTGGGCAGGGCATGGCACCTACCTCTGTCCTCGCGGGAGATGTTAACCTTGGTCTGTCTCTGGCTATAGCCGACTTAAAAACGCGCCTTGGTGCACAGTTGACTTGGCAGCGCATGCTAGCTGTAAGTAGCGCCGCCGGGGGGCTACGCATGACTGTACATGGCCTAGCCTACGATATGACGGCGCGCGCCGCGCGCGAAGCAGCTCTTGGCGCAGGCGCCATCGTCAAGTTAATCACGGCGGGGGAACTCACGGCGTCAAACCTAGAGCAGCTAGTCGCCGTGAAGCCTAATATTATACTCCTCGCCGGGGGGGTGGACTACGGCGAGCGGCAGACAGCCATCGCCAATGCGCAAAAGCTCGCCCTGCTGCCGCTCTCTGCCCCCATTGTGTACGCGGGCAACATCGCCTGCCGCGAAGAAGTGACCTCTATTTTACGCGCGAAGGGCAAGCGAGTGTTGGCGGTGGATAATGTCTACCCACGCATTGACGAGCTTAACATCGAGCCGACCAAGCGAGCCATACAACAAGTCTTTGAGGAGCATATCGTGCACGCACCGGGCATGGAGCGCCTACGCGAAATGGTGGAGGGAGCCATATTGCCTACCCCCGGCGCGGTGATGCGCGCGGCCGAATTGCTCTACCAGCAGATTGGCGACCTGCTCGTGCTCGACGTGGGCGGAGCGACCACCGATGTTCATTCCGTGACAGTGGGCAGCGAGGAGCTAGCGCGCTTAGCGCACAGCCCTGAGCCGGTGGCCAAACGCACCGTGGAAGGTGATTTAGGGGTCTACGTAAACGCTAATTGTGTCGCAGAGCTGGTGACCCCTTTTGAGGCCGAAAAAGCAGGGGTAGACCTGGCTCGGACCATGTCTGCTTGGGGTCCTCTGCCACGTAGCGATGAAGAACTGCGTGTCTTGCACCTCTTAACCCAGAAAGCCGTGCACACGGCCTTAGGCCGCCATGTGGGGCGCATTAAGCACCTCTATGGGCCGGGCGGCAAAGTTTTCGTCGCCGAGGGCAAGGACCTGACCGCCGTTAAGTCGGTAGTGGGTACAGGCGGGCCACTGACCAAGCTTCGCGGCGCGCGGGAAATATTGCAGAGTGCGCTACGAGTAACCGCCAAGCACGAAATGTACCCTAGGGATTATCGCGTCCTCATCGACAGGCACTACAATATGGCTGTGCTCGGGGTGCTCAGTCAGGAGTACGAGGCAGCGGCAACGCAGTTAATGCTCGATAGTTTGGAGTGGGGGAGTAGCAATGCCATATCTCACGATTGA
- a CDS encoding PLP-dependent lyase/thiolase, which produces MTSYKDIIAKKREITAKALGFAYEKHEQGGLAFDYESMMNNTGYTLDEIRRIQLETGVGNTPLLELRQITRLARKYAPPGKGARIFLKDEAANPSGSFKARRAAISVYHAAKLGYAGVVAATSGNYGAAVASQAAMRGLRAIIVQEVYDSKGLGQPEILEKGRACEAYGAEVVQLTVGPELFAIFLQVLDTTSYFNASLYTPYGIAGIETLGVEIVAEVRARTGRDPDAVVITHAGGGNVTGTARGLKKAGAEACCVIGASVDLGGLHMASDSDFNRKSFTTGHTGFSVPFTTWPDRADVPRNAARSLRYLDRFGTVTQGEVFYATEMLAQLEGLERGPAGNVSLAAAFALAQTMDEDQVIVVQETEYTGAGKHPSAQLAFAESQGIALSSGDPRGSVPGKSIIIPSHPNLLQFKELSMDALRQSYLRNALAHKGAGLLSPREVEFLSEDSRTPQSLVWQVVGK; this is translated from the coding sequence ATGACGAGCTACAAAGACATCATCGCTAAGAAGAGAGAAATTACGGCTAAGGCACTAGGTTTTGCCTACGAGAAGCATGAACAGGGCGGCTTAGCCTTTGACTACGAAAGCATGATGAATAACACCGGGTACACCTTAGATGAGATACGGCGCATTCAACTCGAGACGGGTGTGGGCAACACGCCGCTACTGGAACTGCGGCAAATCACTCGCCTAGCTCGTAAGTATGCCCCACCTGGCAAGGGGGCCCGTATATTTCTTAAAGACGAGGCCGCTAACCCAAGCGGCAGCTTTAAGGCGCGGCGCGCCGCGATTTCTGTCTATCATGCCGCCAAGCTAGGTTACGCCGGCGTCGTGGCGGCTACCTCTGGCAACTATGGCGCAGCGGTGGCCTCCCAGGCGGCCATGCGCGGGCTTAGAGCGATTATCGTGCAAGAAGTGTACGACAGCAAAGGTCTCGGCCAGCCCGAAATACTAGAAAAAGGCCGTGCCTGCGAAGCGTACGGGGCAGAAGTAGTACAGCTTACGGTGGGTCCTGAGCTCTTCGCTATTTTTCTGCAAGTGCTTGATACGACCAGTTACTTTAACGCTTCTCTTTACACGCCCTATGGAATTGCCGGCATTGAGACTCTAGGAGTAGAAATTGTGGCCGAGGTGCGTGCGCGGACAGGCCGCGACCCCGATGCCGTGGTCATTACCCATGCGGGGGGCGGCAATGTCACTGGCACAGCGCGCGGCCTCAAAAAGGCGGGGGCCGAGGCCTGCTGTGTCATCGGTGCAAGCGTAGACCTAGGTGGCCTACATATGGCGAGCGACAGCGACTTTAATCGCAAATCCTTCACGACCGGGCATACGGGGTTCTCTGTTCCCTTTACCACTTGGCCGGACCGCGCCGATGTGCCGCGTAATGCGGCGAGGTCGCTCCGCTACCTCGACCGTTTCGGTACTGTCACTCAAGGTGAGGTCTTTTATGCCACCGAAATGTTAGCACAGCTCGAAGGCCTAGAGCGCGGACCGGCAGGCAATGTTTCTTTGGCGGCTGCCTTCGCCCTGGCGCAAACTATGGATGAGGACCAAGTAATCGTGGTGCAAGAGACCGAGTACACAGGGGCAGGTAAACACCCTAGTGCTCAGCTCGCTTTTGCAGAGTCACAAGGTATCGCCCTGTCCTCTGGTGACCCGCGGGGGAGCGTCCCCGGTAAATCAATCATTATCCCCTCGCACCCTAACTTGCTGCAATTTAAAGAGCTCAGCATGGACGCGTTACGTCAGTCTTACTTGCGGAACGCTCTCGCCCACAAAGGCGCAGGTCTCTTGTCGCCACGCGAGGTAGAGTTTCTCAGTGAAGACAGTCGGACACCGCAGAGCTTGGTCTGGCAAGTAGTCGGTAAGTAG
- the arcC gene encoding carbamate kinase, which yields MSERIVIAFGGNAILQSKQKGTVEEQRANVHAACLAVADLVEAGHQVVVTHGNGPQVGAVLLQNEIAKEQVPAMPLDMCGAATQGQIGYMIQQSLANILKERGIARPVVSIVTQVLVNANDPAFKSPTKPIGSFYSAEDAARFSTEKGWSMKEDKARGGWRRVVPSPDPIGLVEKTAVQSLLDAGAIVVTSGGGGIPVVEANGQYIGVEAVIDKDLAGERLACDVKADTLMILTDVPQAAINFNTPEQKNLGTITLDEAKTYQSQGHFAAGSMGPKMLAALRFIEDGGKRSIITSLAMAGSAIAGTAGTILHK from the coding sequence ATGTCGGAAAGAATTGTTATCGCCTTTGGCGGCAACGCCATTTTGCAGTCTAAGCAAAAGGGCACGGTCGAGGAGCAGCGGGCCAATGTGCATGCCGCCTGCTTAGCGGTTGCCGACTTAGTGGAGGCGGGCCACCAAGTGGTCGTCACCCACGGGAACGGACCCCAGGTAGGAGCCGTCTTGCTGCAAAACGAAATCGCGAAAGAGCAAGTGCCCGCTATGCCCCTAGATATGTGCGGAGCGGCCACGCAAGGTCAAATTGGCTACATGATACAGCAATCTTTGGCCAATATCCTTAAGGAGCGGGGTATCGCTAGGCCTGTAGTGAGTATTGTTACGCAAGTGCTAGTTAATGCCAACGACCCCGCCTTTAAGTCGCCTACTAAGCCTATCGGGTCGTTCTATAGTGCTGAGGACGCGGCTCGTTTCAGCACCGAAAAAGGTTGGTCCATGAAAGAAGACAAGGCTCGGGGCGGCTGGCGTAGGGTAGTGCCCTCGCCTGACCCCATTGGTCTAGTAGAAAAGACGGCGGTACAGAGCTTGCTTGATGCGGGGGCCATTGTCGTCACGAGCGGCGGGGGCGGTATCCCCGTGGTAGAAGCAAATGGTCAGTACATAGGTGTAGAAGCAGTTATCGATAAAGACTTGGCGGGCGAGCGTCTAGCTTGTGACGTCAAGGCCGATACTCTCATGATTCTCACCGACGTGCCCCAAGCGGCTATTAATTTTAATACACCTGAGCAAAAGAACCTCGGCACCATCACTTTAGACGAAGCCAAGACCTACCAGAGCCAAGGTCACTTCGCCGCAGGAAGCATGGGCCCTAAGATGCTAGCCGCCCTGCGCTTTATCGAGGACGGGGGCAAGAGGTCCATCATTACTTCGCTCGCAATGGCCGGCTCTGCTATAGCAGGCACAGCCGGAACCATCTTGCATAAATAA
- a CDS encoding cobalamin-dependent protein (Presence of a B(12) (cobalamin)-binding domain implies dependence on cobalamin itself, in one of its several forms, or in some unusual lineages, dependence on a cobalamin-like analog.), producing the protein MDKLVKNEKINVPAILENLASYRPRRQGWTWRTKVPQQVINNLKYQQTSENLTQSIPLPAAKHFGGIDPQPDCVITTEIASGRFEDDIRRMRMAAWHGADHIMVIRTAGQSHYDGLIEGTPEGVGGVPITRKQIRASRKALDLIEDEVGRPINLHSYVSGVAGPEIAVLFVEEGVNGAHQDPQYNVLYRNVNMYRSFVDAAVAKKLMASAGMAQIDGAHNANATAREGYKVMPELLVQHALNSSYSRLVGMDPGNICLSTVPPCAAPVPAFQYDLPYAVALRELFKGYRMRAQMNTKYIESDTREATVTHTLNLLISRLTSVDIQSTITPDEGRNVPWHYNNISAVATAKQALLALDGLLDMVEIKREGVLGTRVRELKERAVLFMEEMLEVGGYFNAVEAGFFVDSGHYPERNGDGIVRKSDRGVAADTIVPRDSDYFAPVCVHFGYNNVPAEYSTACEPTAGCTLCVEEKVAYIDELDEWDNANRRLSETAELREQGLIKPEVEWAGDGIVNVQMFLPAEPRLAHFSALELAKQMNLTDPQVIHKQVMQQAEGTYLEVKGKLNAFVDPSSLRLPEEEVVLSADEVRADVHAKPLRVVAATVGQDEHSVGLREIIDIKHGGLEGYGVECHYLGTSVPIDKVVDAAIELDARAILISTIITHSDIHRINMRRLHDLCVEKGVRDKLIVLGGGTQVTNEIAVECGLDAGFGRGTKGIHVTSFMVKNRRERGLS; encoded by the coding sequence ATGGACAAGCTGGTAAAAAACGAAAAAATAAATGTCCCCGCCATTCTCGAGAACTTAGCAAGCTACCGTCCTCGCCGCCAAGGATGGACTTGGCGCACCAAGGTGCCTCAGCAAGTAATCAACAATCTTAAATATCAGCAGACCTCCGAGAATCTCACCCAGAGCATCCCCCTGCCTGCTGCCAAGCATTTCGGTGGCATAGACCCCCAGCCCGATTGCGTTATCACCACCGAGATTGCCTCCGGCCGCTTTGAAGACGACATTAGGCGCATGCGCATGGCCGCTTGGCATGGGGCTGACCACATTATGGTTATTCGCACGGCGGGGCAAAGCCACTACGATGGCCTTATTGAGGGAACTCCGGAGGGCGTGGGTGGCGTGCCCATCACGCGTAAGCAAATCCGCGCCTCGCGCAAAGCACTAGACCTAATTGAAGACGAGGTAGGGCGGCCTATCAACCTCCACTCCTATGTATCTGGCGTGGCTGGGCCAGAGATTGCCGTACTCTTTGTGGAAGAAGGCGTGAATGGCGCCCACCAAGACCCGCAGTACAATGTGCTTTACCGAAATGTGAATATGTATCGTAGCTTCGTCGACGCGGCCGTGGCCAAGAAACTGATGGCGAGCGCCGGCATGGCACAAATAGACGGCGCGCACAATGCCAACGCTACGGCTCGCGAAGGCTACAAGGTCATGCCCGAGCTCCTCGTACAGCATGCCCTTAATAGCTCTTACTCGAGGCTCGTCGGCATGGACCCAGGCAACATCTGTCTCTCTACCGTGCCGCCTTGTGCTGCGCCGGTGCCCGCCTTTCAGTATGACCTACCCTATGCCGTAGCTCTGCGCGAACTCTTTAAGGGCTATCGCATGAGGGCGCAAATGAACACCAAGTACATCGAATCAGATACGCGCGAGGCGACCGTCACCCATACCCTTAACCTGCTTATCTCGCGCCTGACTTCTGTAGATATCCAAAGCACCATTACGCCCGACGAAGGGCGCAATGTGCCCTGGCATTACAACAATATCAGTGCCGTAGCCACCGCCAAGCAGGCACTCCTTGCTCTTGACGGCCTCCTCGACATGGTCGAGATTAAGCGCGAGGGCGTCCTCGGGACAAGAGTACGCGAGCTCAAGGAGCGGGCGGTCCTCTTTATGGAAGAGATGCTTGAAGTGGGCGGCTACTTTAACGCTGTCGAGGCCGGCTTCTTTGTCGATAGCGGCCACTATCCGGAGCGTAATGGCGACGGCATTGTACGTAAGAGCGACCGCGGAGTGGCCGCCGATACTATCGTGCCGCGCGATAGCGACTACTTTGCGCCGGTCTGCGTTCACTTTGGCTACAACAATGTTCCTGCAGAGTACAGCACGGCATGCGAGCCGACCGCTGGCTGCACCCTGTGTGTGGAAGAAAAAGTCGCCTACATCGACGAGCTCGACGAGTGGGATAATGCTAATCGCCGCCTGTCCGAGACGGCCGAATTGCGCGAGCAAGGGCTCATCAAGCCAGAGGTAGAGTGGGCGGGGGATGGCATCGTCAATGTGCAGATGTTTTTACCTGCCGAGCCTAGGCTAGCTCACTTTAGCGCCCTTGAACTCGCTAAACAGATGAACCTTACTGACCCGCAAGTCATACACAAGCAGGTCATGCAGCAGGCAGAAGGAACCTACCTCGAAGTTAAGGGCAAGCTAAATGCCTTTGTCGACCCTAGTTCTTTGCGCCTACCTGAGGAAGAAGTCGTACTCAGTGCCGACGAAGTACGCGCCGATGTGCACGCCAAGCCGCTCCGCGTGGTGGCTGCCACCGTAGGGCAAGATGAGCATTCCGTTGGTCTGCGCGAGATTATCGACATCAAGCACGGCGGTTTAGAAGGTTACGGCGTGGAGTGCCACTACCTCGGCACCTCAGTTCCCATCGATAAGGTGGTAGATGCCGCCATCGAGCTTGATGCGCGCGCCATCCTTATTTCTACCATCATCACTCACTCCGACATACACCGCATCAATATGCGGCGCTTGCATGACCTCTGTGTAGAAAAGGGCGTGCGTGACAAGCTCATAGTTTTAGGCGGTGGCACGCAAGTGACCAATGAGATAGCCGTGGAATGCGGCCTTGATGCCGGCTTCGGCCGCGGTACCAAGGGCATACATGTGACCAGCTTCATGGTTAAGAATCGCCGGGAGCGTGGCTTAAGTTGA